Proteins encoded within one genomic window of Spirulina major PCC 6313:
- a CDS encoding type II toxin-antitoxin system Phd/YefM family antitoxin, protein MNSLPIRKAQDNLNQLVDEVSQRRSPVLITGSSHEAVLISKADWDAMQELLYLGSIPGLVESIQQEASTPLQDCIELENLEW, encoded by the coding sequence ATGAACTCATTACCCATTCGCAAAGCCCAAGATAATCTCAACCAGCTCGTTGATGAGGTGTCGCAACGTCGCAGCCCGGTACTCATCACCGGCTCAAGCCATGAGGCGGTGTTGATTTCTAAAGCGGACTGGGATGCAATGCAAGAATTGTTATATCTCGGCAGTATTCCGGGCTTGGTGGAGTCGATTCAGCAGGAAGCGAGTACACCGCTCCAAGATTGTATTGAGCTTGAGAATTTAGAGTGGTGA
- a CDS encoding PAS domain S-box protein, protein MSSDAITLSHADYTALQAELEALRRQVKHQRLEPFKQQRIISSTIERVRASLNIEEILLTTVTDVRQLLQADRVAVFEFDPKSGYDDGTFVIESIDPRFTSVVSCRVHDHCFGEQFAADYVNGHCQVVADIAAAGLSPCHREMLDQFQVRANLVVPLLQGEQLWGLLCVHQCGGPRPWQENEVEFARQIGGHLGVALQQAGLFAQVQQQATELEELRDRLKTQITQQQTSLQSLQQKHVSVQGQLQSRENQLYQFVEHTPAAVAMFDTEMRYLLASRRWIEEYGLGDREVIGRSHYEIFPTLDDNWKAIHQRCLTGVIERCEEDSFTREDGSTEWLTWEIRPWYDDHGNVGGIIMFTEVITPRKQIEAQLREANERLETLVDEKNTCLKNTESRLQNIAENLPGMLYQYAVQSDNPEGYFLYASSRSHDIFGCPPEAMASGLVATHPDDQRRLATLIYQSATTLEKFRYEGRIQNQTSGETRWIEAISQPDVYEDGSIVWDGVMFDISDRKQIEQELRLYKQALASSSDAVGISTPAGVHIYHNQAFNNLYGYGSAAEFQAAGGMAAAFVDPAAAAAVMRSLQAGQPWSGEVMQRTKNGTHLNVLLRADVIRDDDGTILGFVGVNTDITDFKAAERALQQTTNNLQEAQHLAHIGNWSYDIAQDQITGSEELFRIFRRPPTSEPLPLNTWLSFYHPDDRPLLHTALEQAQETGHNQNLELRILKSAHVVGHVQVRIARSPQTPHTPARLYGTLLDITQRKNAELLAQQKAAEIETALHELQRTQSQLIQSEKMSSLGQLVAGVAHEINNPVNFIYGNITHATEYAASLLEIIAAFQVQYPDLPPDLADLIDELDLDFLREDLPKLLNSMQVGSQRIREIVASLRTFSRLDEAEVKAVDIHEGIDSTLMILQSRFKARSDRPAVTLNKNYGHLPKVECYPGQLNQVLMNIIVNSLDAMEERDQQRDRAACAAKPSSLSISTGVDLTGGNVVIRIRDNGPGIPETIQSRIFDPFFTTKAIGKGTGMGMSISYQIITERHGGSLTFVSSDQGTEFTLSIPAYQAITA, encoded by the coding sequence GTGTCCTCTGATGCCATCACCCTCAGTCATGCCGACTACACCGCTTTGCAAGCCGAACTTGAGGCCCTACGCCGACAGGTTAAGCACCAACGGCTCGAACCCTTCAAGCAACAACGCATTATTTCAAGCACCATTGAACGGGTGCGAGCATCCCTCAATATTGAAGAGATTTTGCTAACAACGGTGACAGATGTTCGCCAACTGTTGCAGGCGGATCGGGTGGCGGTTTTTGAGTTTGACCCCAAATCGGGCTATGACGATGGCACTTTTGTGATTGAGTCCATTGACCCGCGTTTTACGTCAGTGGTGTCCTGTCGTGTTCACGATCATTGTTTTGGAGAGCAGTTTGCGGCGGACTATGTCAACGGGCACTGTCAAGTGGTGGCGGATATTGCAGCGGCGGGTTTGAGTCCTTGTCATCGAGAGATGCTGGATCAGTTTCAGGTGCGGGCGAATTTAGTGGTGCCATTGTTGCAGGGTGAGCAGCTTTGGGGGCTGCTCTGTGTGCATCAATGTGGGGGGCCTCGTCCGTGGCAGGAGAATGAGGTGGAGTTTGCCCGGCAGATTGGCGGCCATCTTGGGGTTGCGTTGCAGCAGGCGGGCTTGTTTGCCCAGGTGCAGCAGCAGGCCACTGAACTAGAGGAACTGCGCGATCGCCTCAAGACCCAAATTACCCAACAGCAGACCTCTTTGCAGTCCTTGCAGCAAAAACATGTGTCTGTGCAAGGTCAATTGCAATCGCGGGAAAATCAACTCTATCAATTTGTTGAGCATACTCCGGCGGCGGTGGCGATGTTTGATACGGAAATGCGGTATCTATTGGCGAGTCGGCGGTGGATTGAAGAGTATGGTTTGGGCGATCGCGAGGTGATTGGGCGATCGCATTACGAGATTTTCCCCACCCTTGACGACAACTGGAAAGCCATCCATCAACGCTGCTTAACTGGGGTCATCGAGCGTTGTGAGGAAGACTCCTTTACCCGCGAAGACGGCTCAACCGAGTGGCTCACCTGGGAAATTCGCCCCTGGTATGACGACCATGGCAACGTCGGCGGCATCATTATGTTTACCGAAGTGATTACCCCCCGGAAACAGATTGAAGCGCAACTCCGGGAGGCCAATGAGCGCCTTGAAACCCTGGTGGACGAAAAAAATACCTGCCTTAAAAACACGGAATCACGTCTGCAAAATATTGCGGAAAACCTGCCGGGAATGCTTTATCAATACGCTGTGCAATCGGATAACCCAGAGGGCTACTTCCTCTACGCATCATCCCGCAGTCATGATATTTTTGGTTGTCCGCCGGAGGCGATGGCCAGCGGACTGGTGGCGACCCATCCCGATGATCAACGGCGTTTAGCGACATTAATTTATCAGTCGGCGACGACCTTAGAGAAATTCCGCTATGAAGGGCGAATTCAAAACCAAACCTCCGGGGAAACGCGCTGGATTGAGGCGATTTCGCAGCCGGATGTTTACGAAGATGGCAGCATTGTCTGGGATGGGGTGATGTTTGATATTAGCGATCGCAAGCAGATCGAGCAAGAACTTCGCCTCTATAAACAAGCCCTGGCCAGTTCCAGCGATGCCGTGGGCATTTCGACCCCAGCGGGCGTGCATATCTACCACAACCAAGCCTTTAATAATCTGTACGGCTATGGGTCAGCGGCAGAATTCCAAGCTGCGGGGGGCATGGCGGCGGCGTTTGTTGATCCGGCGGCGGCGGCGGCGGTGATGCGATCGCTCCAAGCCGGTCAACCCTGGAGTGGCGAAGTCATGCAACGCACCAAAAACGGCACACACCTCAATGTCTTGCTCCGGGCTGATGTGATCCGCGATGATGACGGCACGATTTTAGGCTTTGTGGGCGTAAACACCGACATCACCGACTTCAAAGCCGCTGAACGTGCCCTCCAGCAAACCACCAACAACCTCCAAGAAGCTCAGCACCTCGCCCACATCGGCAACTGGAGCTACGACATCGCCCAGGATCAGATCACCGGCTCTGAAGAACTGTTTCGCATCTTTCGCCGTCCGCCTACCTCGGAACCGCTCCCCCTCAATACTTGGCTCTCGTTTTATCATCCCGACGATCGCCCCCTGCTCCACACCGCCCTTGAACAAGCCCAAGAAACCGGCCACAACCAAAATCTTGAACTGCGGATTTTAAAAAGTGCCCATGTGGTGGGCCATGTGCAGGTTCGGATTGCGCGATCGCCCCAAACCCCCCACACCCCCGCCCGTCTTTATGGAACCCTCCTCGATATCACCCAACGCAAAAACGCCGAACTCCTTGCCCAGCAAAAAGCCGCCGAAATTGAAACCGCCCTCCACGAACTCCAGCGCACCCAATCTCAACTGATTCAAAGTGAGAAAATGTCGAGTTTGGGGCAACTGGTGGCGGGGGTTGCCCATGAAATTAACAATCCGGTGAATTTCATCTATGGCAACATCACCCACGCCACCGAATACGCCGCCAGTCTGCTGGAAATTATCGCCGCCTTCCAAGTCCAGTATCCCGACCTCCCGCCGGATTTGGCAGATCTGATCGACGAGTTAGATCTTGACTTTTTGCGCGAGGATTTGCCCAAGCTCCTCAATTCCATGCAGGTGGGGTCCCAACGAATTCGGGAGATTGTCGCCTCGTTGCGCACCTTTTCCCGCTTGGATGAGGCGGAGGTGAAGGCGGTGGATATCCATGAGGGGATTGATAGCACCTTGATGATTTTGCAAAGTCGATTTAAGGCACGGAGCGATCGCCCTGCTGTGACCCTCAATAAGAACTATGGCCATCTGCCCAAGGTGGAATGCTATCCGGGGCAGTTGAATCAAGTGCTGATGAATATCATTGTGAATTCCCTCGATGCGATGGAAGAGCGGGATCAACAGCGCGATCGTGCTGCCTGCGCAGCAAAACCCAGCAGTCTCTCGATCAGTACTGGGGTGGATTTAACCGGGGGCAATGTGGTGATTCGGATTCGCGACAATGGCCCAGGGATTCCAGAAACGATCCAATCGCGGATCTTTGATCCCTTCTTCACCACTAAAGCGATCGGCAAAGGAACCGGGATGGGGATGTCGATCAGCTATCAGATCATCACCGAACGCCACGGCGGCTCATTAACCTTTGTCTCCTCTGACCAAGGCACTGAATTCACCCTCAGCATCCCCGCCTATCAGGCCATCACTGCCTAG
- a CDS encoding ribbon-helix-helix domain-containing protein: MAITLTPDPEQLIQNKLASGQYSSADEVIAEARRLLEKRDRGYEA, from the coding sequence ATGGCGATCACTTTAACTCCAGACCCAGAACAATTGATTCAAAACAAGCTTGCTAGTGGCCAATACAGCAGTGCTGATGAGGTGATTGCTGAAGCCCGGCGACTGCTCGAAAAGCGCGATCGCGGCTATGAGGCATAG
- a CDS encoding heme o synthase, protein MIGTSYTPKHENIRDVLKSYLQLTKPRIIPLLLITTAAAMWIAAKGNVDPLLLAVTLLGGTLAAASAQTLNCIYDQDIDYDMVRTRKRPIPAGRVQPRHALVFAIALGVASFTLFCVFVNLLSALLAMAGIAFYMVIYTHVLKRYSSQNIVIGGAAGAIPPLVGWAAVTGDLSLTAWLLFALIFLWTPPHFWALALMIREDYAQVNVPMLPVVAGEEETVKQILIYTLLVIPCSFLLIYPLGELGIVYGAIAAFLGFGFLKKVWQLYQNPSDLPLAKSAFKYSILYMMLLCTGMVIDSLPLTHQAIASLGQFLQTIAVV, encoded by the coding sequence ATGATTGGGACAAGTTACACCCCGAAACACGAAAACATTCGTGATGTACTCAAAAGCTACCTCCAACTCACCAAGCCCCGGATTATTCCCCTCCTCCTGATTACCACCGCTGCGGCGATGTGGATCGCCGCCAAAGGAAATGTTGATCCGCTGCTATTGGCGGTGACGCTCCTAGGGGGAACCCTAGCCGCCGCGTCGGCTCAAACCCTGAACTGCATTTATGACCAAGATATTGACTATGACATGGTACGGACGCGCAAACGTCCGATTCCCGCCGGTCGAGTGCAGCCCCGCCATGCCTTGGTGTTTGCGATCGCCCTGGGGGTCGCCTCTTTCACCCTCTTCTGTGTTTTCGTCAACCTCCTCAGCGCCCTCCTCGCCATGGCAGGCATCGCCTTCTACATGGTGATCTATACCCACGTCCTCAAACGCTATAGTTCCCAAAATATTGTCATCGGAGGCGCAGCGGGCGCAATTCCGCCCCTCGTCGGTTGGGCCGCCGTCACGGGGGATCTTAGCCTTACCGCTTGGCTCCTGTTCGCCCTGATTTTTCTCTGGACTCCCCCGCATTTTTGGGCCTTGGCCTTGATGATTCGGGAAGACTACGCCCAGGTGAATGTGCCGATGTTGCCCGTCGTCGCAGGGGAAGAAGAAACCGTCAAGCAGATTTTGATCTATACCTTGCTGGTGATTCCTTGCTCATTTTTGTTGATCTATCCCTTGGGTGAATTGGGGATTGTCTATGGTGCGATCGCTGCTTTCTTAGGATTTGGATTCCTCAAAAAAGTTTGGCAACTGTATCAAAACCCCTCCGATCTCCCCCTCGCCAAATCAGCATTTAAATATTCCATTCTCTATATGATGCTGCTCTGTACCGGCATGGTGATTGATAGTTTACCCCTCACCCATCAGGCGATCGCATCGTTAGGGCAGTTCCTCCAAACCATCGCCGTGGTCTAG
- a CDS encoding type II toxin-antitoxin system Phd/YefM family antitoxin, whose amino-acid sequence MNSLPIRKAQDNLNQLVDEVSQCRSPVLITGSNHEAVLISKADWDAMQESLSLGSIPGLVESIQQEASTPLEDCIELENLEW is encoded by the coding sequence ATGAATTCATTACCTATTCGCAAAGCCCAAGATAATCTCAACCAGCTCGTTGATGAGGTGTCGCAATGTCGCAGCCCGGTACTGATCACAGGTTCAAATCATGAGGCAGTATTAATTTCTAAAGCGGACTGGGATGCGATGCAAGAGTCGCTTTCTCTCGGTAGCATTCCGGGCTTGGTGGAGTCAATTCAGCAAGAAGCCAGTACACCGCTCGAAGATTGCATTGAGCTTGAGAATCTAGAGTGGTGA
- the dnaK gene encoding molecular chaperone DnaK has translation MAKVVGIDLGTTNSCVAVMEGGKPTVIANAEGFRTTPSVVAYAKNGDRLVGQIAKRQGVMNPTNTFYSVKRFIGRKHGEVNVETTEVSYKVLQDNNGNVKLDCPALEKQFAPEEISAQVLRKLIEDASKYLGETVTQAVITVPAYFNDSQRQATKDAGKIAGVEVLRIINEPTAASLAYGLDKKSNETILVFDLGGGTFDVSILEVGDGVFEVLATSGDTHLGGDDFDKTIVDYLAENFKSTEGIDLRKDSQALQRLTEAAEKAKIELSSVTQAEINLPFITATQDGPKHLDITLTRAKFEELCASLIDRCRIPVENAVRDAKLDKSAIDEIVLVGGSTRIPAIKEVVKKVLGKDPNQSVNPDEVVAVGAAIQGGVLAGEVKDILLLDVTPLSLGVETLGGVMTKIIPRNTTIPTKKSEVFSTAVDGQTNVEIHVLQGEREMSKDNKSLGTFRLDGIPPAARGVPQIEVTFDIDANGILNVTAKDKGTGKEQSISITGASTLPDTEVDRMVKEAEANAASDKERREKIDRKNQADTLVYQAEKQLTELGDKVPAAEKEKAEALLKDLREAVQTEDDDKIQTVMPELQQVLYAIGSSVYQDAAGAAGAEGPQDPAGDAPGGGASDGGDDVIDAEFSETK, from the coding sequence ATGGCAAAAGTCGTTGGAATTGACCTCGGCACCACCAACTCTTGCGTCGCTGTGATGGAGGGCGGCAAGCCTACCGTCATTGCCAACGCGGAAGGGTTTAGAACCACTCCATCCGTTGTCGCCTATGCGAAAAATGGCGATCGCCTCGTCGGCCAAATCGCCAAACGTCAAGGCGTAATGAACCCGACCAACACCTTCTATTCCGTCAAACGCTTCATCGGTCGCAAACACGGCGAAGTCAACGTCGAGACCACCGAAGTCTCCTACAAAGTTCTCCAAGACAACAACGGCAACGTCAAACTCGACTGCCCCGCCTTGGAAAAACAATTCGCCCCCGAAGAAATTTCCGCCCAAGTGTTGCGGAAACTCATCGAAGACGCGAGCAAATACCTCGGTGAAACCGTCACCCAAGCCGTGATTACCGTACCGGCATACTTTAACGACTCCCAACGCCAAGCCACCAAAGACGCGGGTAAAATCGCGGGGGTCGAAGTATTGCGGATCATCAACGAACCCACCGCCGCTTCCCTGGCCTACGGTTTAGACAAGAAGAGCAACGAAACCATTCTCGTCTTTGACCTGGGGGGCGGGACCTTTGACGTGTCCATCCTCGAAGTGGGCGATGGTGTGTTTGAAGTGCTTGCCACCTCTGGGGATACCCATTTGGGCGGTGACGACTTCGACAAAACCATCGTGGACTACTTGGCAGAAAACTTCAAGAGCACCGAAGGCATTGACCTACGCAAAGATAGCCAAGCCCTGCAACGCCTCACTGAAGCCGCTGAAAAAGCCAAAATCGAACTGTCGAGCGTCACTCAAGCGGAGATTAACCTCCCCTTTATCACCGCCACCCAAGACGGGCCGAAGCACCTCGACATCACCCTCACCCGCGCCAAGTTTGAAGAACTCTGCGCCAGCTTGATCGATCGCTGCCGGATTCCGGTGGAAAACGCGGTGCGTGATGCGAAGCTGGATAAGAGTGCGATCGATGAAATCGTCCTCGTGGGTGGTTCGACCCGGATTCCGGCCATTAAAGAAGTGGTCAAAAAAGTCCTGGGCAAAGACCCCAACCAAAGCGTCAACCCCGATGAAGTGGTGGCCGTGGGTGCGGCAATTCAAGGCGGTGTCTTGGCCGGTGAAGTCAAAGACATTCTCCTCCTGGACGTGACCCCCCTCTCTTTGGGTGTGGAAACCCTCGGCGGCGTGATGACCAAAATCATCCCCCGCAACACCACGATCCCCACGAAAAAATCGGAAGTCTTCTCCACGGCTGTAGACGGACAAACCAACGTGGAAATCCATGTTCTCCAAGGGGAACGGGAAATGTCCAAGGACAACAAGAGCCTCGGAACCTTCCGCCTCGATGGCATTCCTCCCGCTGCTCGTGGTGTGCCGCAAATTGAAGTCACCTTTGACATCGATGCCAACGGGATTCTCAACGTGACCGCGAAAGATAAGGGCACGGGTAAAGAACAGTCGATCAGCATCACGGGGGCTTCGACGCTGCCGGATACGGAAGTGGATCGCATGGTCAAGGAAGCGGAAGCCAACGCCGCCTCCGACAAAGAGCGCCGCGAAAAGATCGATCGCAAGAACCAAGCCGATACGCTGGTGTATCAAGCGGAAAAACAACTCACGGAATTGGGTGATAAAGTGCCCGCTGCTGAGAAGGAAAAAGCCGAAGCTCTGCTCAAGGATCTCCGCGAAGCCGTCCAAACCGAAGACGACGACAAGATCCAAACCGTGATGCCTGAACTGCAACAGGTGCTCTACGCCATTGGTAGCAGTGTCTACCAAGATGCGGCAGGGGCGGCGGGGGCTGAAGGCCCGCAAGATCCAGCAGGTGATGCGCCGGGTGGCGGTGCGTCCGACGGTGGCGATGATGTGATTGATGCTGAGTTTTCGGAAACGAAGTAG
- a CDS encoding NfeD family protein encodes MLSRRSLRYAGLFPGAIAFILALFTWRYGFLANQFQFQLLYWMVLSTMLVIWVRPMLSKRQGYRDPLVIEAISLTPILPGQTGRVLYEGTSWAARAESYSEAIAPQQTVYVLEQQGTTLVVTALLQSQ; translated from the coding sequence ATGCTGTCCAGGCGTTCCCTCCGGTACGCGGGACTCTTTCCCGGTGCGATCGCCTTCATTCTCGCCCTTTTCACCTGGCGCTACGGATTTTTAGCAAATCAATTTCAGTTCCAACTGTTGTACTGGATGGTTCTTTCCACGATGTTGGTGATCTGGGTGCGACCCATGTTGAGTAAGCGCCAAGGCTACCGCGATCCCCTTGTGATTGAAGCGATCAGCCTCACGCCCATCCTGCCGGGTCAAACGGGGCGTGTGCTCTACGAGGGGACATCCTGGGCAGCCAGGGCAGAATCCTACAGTGAGGCGATCGCCCCCCAACAAACGGTTTATGTCCTTGAGCAACAGGGAACAACCTTAGTGGTCACGGCCCTGCTTCAGTCCCAATAA
- a CDS encoding HNH endonuclease, whose protein sequence is MSYIPAALRRLVVERANNRCEYCQLPDQVGFYPHELDHAIAQKHQGKTDADNLVLACWRCNRHKGSDLGSFDPETQEFSFLFNPRTQTWSEHFKLEQGEICGLTPEGRTTTQLLQFNLPERVKERQFLETCET, encoded by the coding sequence ATGAGCTACATTCCCGCTGCTCTGCGCCGCCTTGTGGTTGAACGGGCCAACAACCGTTGCGAATATTGCCAACTCCCCGATCAGGTTGGCTTCTATCCCCATGAACTGGATCATGCGATCGCCCAAAAACACCAAGGCAAAACAGACGCAGATAACTTGGTGCTGGCGTGCTGGCGTTGTAACCGCCACAAAGGCAGCGATTTAGGTTCCTTCGATCCTGAAACTCAAGAGTTTAGTTTTTTGTTCAATCCTCGCACTCAAACTTGGTCGGAGCATTTCAAACTTGAACAGGGTGAAATTTGTGGCTTGACACCCGAAGGCAGGACAACAACTCAGTTATTGCAATTCAATCTGCCGGAGCGAGTGAAAGAACGCCAATTCTTGGAAACTTGTGAAACTTAA
- a CDS encoding Txe/YoeB family addiction module toxin — MTWRVVLTKQAAKDAKKLAAADLKHKAQKLLNILVQNPYQPPYEKLVGNLAGYYSRRINKQHRLVYEVHEQERLVKVLRMWTHYE; from the coding sequence GTGACTTGGCGCGTTGTTTTGACCAAGCAGGCGGCGAAGGATGCCAAGAAGTTAGCAGCGGCCGATCTGAAGCATAAAGCACAAAAACTGCTCAACATTTTGGTGCAAAACCCCTACCAGCCACCCTACGAAAAGCTGGTGGGGAATTTGGCTGGCTACTATTCCCGTCGAATCAACAAGCAACACCGTTTGGTGTACGAAGTCCATGAGCAGGAGCGACTTGTGAAGGTGTTGAGGATGTGGACACACTACGAGTGA
- a CDS encoding DUF433 domain-containing protein translates to MVATITEHIQITPGVCGGKPRIAGHRIRVQDVVIWHEEMGLSPQAIVAEHTTITLADIYAALAYYHDHLDEIRAQMAAGEALADSLRSQLPSKVQQKLQAQCGEN, encoded by the coding sequence ATGGTTGCAACCATCACAGAACATATTCAAATCACACCGGGTGTCTGCGGCGGTAAACCACGAATTGCTGGTCATCGTATCCGAGTTCAGGATGTGGTGATTTGGCATGAGGAGATGGGTCTGTCGCCACAGGCGATCGTTGCAGAACACACAACCATTACGCTGGCAGATATCTATGCGGCGTTGGCGTATTATCACGATCATCTAGACGAGATTCGGGCGCAGATGGCAGCAGGCGAGGCGTTGGCAGATTCGTTGCGATCGCAGTTGCCGTCCAAGGTGCAACAGAAGTTGCAAGCGCAGTGTGGCGAAAATTAA
- a CDS encoding type II toxin-antitoxin system ParD family antitoxin: MAIALTPDQEQFVQNKLSSGQYGSADEVIAEALRLLEKRNRGYEAWLAQTREQVKVAQAELARGEGIESSQVIERLRARSRQAKLVI; this comes from the coding sequence ATGGCGATCGCGTTAACCCCAGACCAAGAACAATTTGTTCAGAATAAGCTCTCTAGTGGTCAGTATGGTAGTGCCGATGAGGTGATCGCGGAGGCTCTGCGACTGCTCGAAAAGCGCAATCGCGGCTATGAGGCATGGTTGGCTCAAACACGAGAGCAGGTAAAGGTTGCTCAGGCGGAATTGGCTCGTGGAGAAGGGATTGAGAGCAGCCAGGTGATTGAGCGACTGAGAGCGCGATCGCGCCAAGCAAAATTAGTAATCTAG
- a CDS encoding glycosyltransferase family 2 protein, whose translation MEQTQFKVLHLPEPRGDRAPRWPWIAPPDPHPLPPHCPKLTIVIPSYNQGDYLEATLRSILLQGYPALEIWVIDGGSTDQTLEILQMYRKWVQWISEPDRGQSDAVNKGLQRATGDWIGWQNSDDTYAPDAFAHFAHALTEQPDSEVIYGRLDHINAAGDYLFPYPVTEATVGTMIPYSAVTNHAVFFRRTLVEAGQGLDLTYHHCMDQEFILRLLLRGYRFTFTPHLFAHWRLHEQSKSTQQMEIWAREAFRLCQQVYGAEVAPEVRAKARDCLYSLCADSFAKGRLGVFREQVAVLRSQFHLTPSLWLKSHLAKLPGIHHLIRWKASLRGGEG comes from the coding sequence ATGGAACAGACTCAGTTTAAAGTGTTACATTTACCGGAACCGAGGGGCGATCGCGCCCCCCGTTGGCCTTGGATTGCGCCCCCCGATCCCCATCCCCTGCCACCCCATTGCCCCAAACTTACCATCGTCATCCCCAGCTACAACCAAGGGGATTATCTGGAAGCCACGTTGCGATCGATCCTGCTCCAAGGCTATCCCGCCCTCGAAATTTGGGTTATTGATGGCGGCAGTACGGATCAAACATTGGAGATTCTCCAGATGTATCGCAAGTGGGTGCAGTGGATCAGCGAACCCGATCGGGGGCAATCCGATGCCGTGAACAAAGGGTTACAACGGGCAACGGGGGACTGGATCGGCTGGCAAAATTCCGATGATACCTATGCCCCCGATGCCTTTGCCCATTTCGCCCACGCCCTCACGGAGCAGCCCGATAGCGAGGTGATCTATGGCCGCCTCGATCACATCAATGCGGCGGGTGATTATCTGTTTCCGTACCCTGTGACCGAGGCGACGGTGGGCACGATGATCCCCTATTCGGCGGTGACCAATCACGCCGTTTTTTTTCGTCGCACCCTTGTCGAGGCGGGGCAGGGGTTGGATCTGACCTATCACCACTGTATGGATCAAGAGTTTATTTTGCGGCTGTTGCTGCGGGGCTATCGCTTCACCTTCACGCCCCATCTGTTCGCCCATTGGCGTTTACATGAGCAGAGTAAATCAACGCAACAGATGGAAATCTGGGCGCGGGAGGCGTTTCGGCTCTGTCAGCAGGTCTATGGGGCGGAGGTGGCTCCGGAGGTGCGGGCGAAGGCGCGGGACTGCCTGTATAGTTTGTGTGCGGATAGTTTTGCGAAGGGGCGATTAGGGGTGTTTCGGGAACAGGTGGCGGTGTTGCGATCGCAATTCCACCTCACGCCCTCCCTCTGGCTCAAGTCCCATCTCGCCAAGCTGCCGGGGATACATCATCTGATCCGCTGGAAGGCAAGCCTACGAGGAGGAGAGGGTTAA
- a CDS encoding Txe/YoeB family addiction module toxin, with translation MTWRVVLTKQAAKDAKKLAAADLKRRAQKLLDILVKNPYQPPYENLAGNLAGYYSRRINKQHRLVYEVYEQERIVKVLRM, from the coding sequence GTGACTTGGCGGGTTGTTTTGACCAAGCAGGCGGCGAAGGATGCGAAGAAGCTAGCGGCGGCAGATCTGAAGCGTAGAGCGCAAAAATTGCTCGATATTTTGGTGAAAAACCCCTACCAACCGCCTTACGAGAATTTGGCGGGGAATTTGGCTGGCTATTATTCTCGTCGGATCAACAAGCAACACCGTTTAGTGTACGAAGTCTATGAGCAGGAGCGGATTGTGAAGGTGTTGAGGATGTGA
- a CDS encoding pentapeptide repeat-containing protein: MDIEAIRAGQLKDLPGVDLEDEDLSNASLDRVNWVGANLVGVNFSHASLKGGRFDGANLLGAQLLQVDGRANFVGVNLMQSDFSHGDLRGSNLRGSNLMSAKGVQASLAGAFLSGANLTGVNFQGADLRGVDLRGATLNSANLKGACLAQADLQGANLSEANLEECDLRGANFAGANLVGANLLCADLQGADFTGANCDRACLIGTTRGPIPQPTEATPRQ, translated from the coding sequence ATGGACATTGAGGCGATTCGCGCAGGTCAACTAAAAGATCTCCCTGGGGTGGATCTAGAAGATGAAGATTTATCGAATGCATCCCTAGACCGCGTTAATTGGGTGGGAGCGAATTTAGTCGGTGTCAATTTTTCCCATGCGTCTTTGAAGGGTGGCCGGTTTGATGGGGCAAATTTGCTGGGGGCGCAGTTGTTGCAGGTGGATGGCCGGGCAAATTTTGTCGGGGTCAATCTGATGCAAAGTGATTTTTCCCACGGAGATTTGCGGGGGAGTAATCTGCGGGGCAGTAATTTGATGAGTGCAAAGGGGGTGCAGGCTTCGTTGGCCGGTGCGTTCTTGAGTGGGGCGAATTTGACGGGGGTTAATTTTCAGGGGGCGGATTTGCGGGGGGTAGACCTGCGGGGCGCGACGCTGAATAGTGCCAATTTGAAGGGGGCATGCCTGGCCCAGGCGGATTTGCAGGGGGCGAATTTAAGTGAGGCGAATTTGGAAGAATGTGACCTGCGGGGGGCCAATTTTGCGGGGGCGAATTTGGTGGGGGCGAATTTGCTCTGTGCGGATTTGCAGGGGGCGGATTTTACGGGGGCGAATTGCGATCGCGCCTGCTTGATCGGTACAACTCGCGGCCCCATCCCCCAACCCACCGAAGCAACCCCTAGGCAGTGA